The DNA segment CCGAGCCCTTGGCGATACCGGCGGCTCGCTTCAACAACACCGCTGCCGGCGGGGTCTTGGTGATGAAGGTATAGGAGCGGTCCTGGAATACGGTGATGACGACGGGGATGATCAGGCCTTCCTGCTTCGCAGTTCGAGCGTTGAAAGCCTTGCAGAAATCCATGATGTTGACTTGATGTTGCCCCAGGGCGGGCCCGACCGGAGGCGCGGGTGTTGCCTTCGCCGCCGGAATCTGAAGCTTTATCTGGCCAACGACTTTCTTTGCCATGCCCCTCTCAGACTTTCTCCACCTGCAGGAAGTCCAGTTCCACCGGAGTGGAACGGCCGAAGATGGTCACCATGACCTTCAAAGTATTGCGATCGGAGTTGACCTCGTCGACGACTCCAGTGAAATTATTGAACGGACCATCGATG comes from the Vicinamibacteria bacterium genome and includes:
- the rplK gene encoding 50S ribosomal protein L11, whose protein sequence is MAKKVVGQIKLQIPAAKATPAPPVGPALGQHQVNIMDFCKAFNARTAKQEGLIIPVVITVFQDRSYTFITKTPPAAVLLKRAAGIAKGSGEPNRNKVGKVTDKQIEEIAKTKLPDLNAASVEAAKRIVAGTARSMGIEIEG